From the genome of Bos indicus x Bos taurus breed Angus x Brahman F1 hybrid chromosome 14, Bos_hybrid_MaternalHap_v2.0, whole genome shotgun sequence, one region includes:
- the NDUFAF6 gene encoding NADH dehydrogenase (ubiquinone) complex I, assembly factor 6 isoform X3, which yields MRMQFWKKTVDDIYSDNPPHQPVAIELWKAVRRHNLTKRWLMKIIDEREKNLDDKAYRNIQELENYAENTQSSLLYLTLEILGIKDLHADHAASHIGKAQGIVTCLRATPYHGSRRRVFLPMDICMLHGVSQEDFLRKSQDRNVRDVVYDVASQAHLHLKHARSFHRSIPVKAFPAFLQTVALEDYLKKIQQVDFDLFHPSLQRKNTLLPLSLYIQSWRKRY from the exons ATGCGAATGCAGTTTTGGAAGAAAACTGTGGATGATATATACAGTGACAATCCACCACATCAGCCTGTGGCCATTGAACTGTGGAAG gctgtcAGAAGACATAATCTGACTAAAAGATGGCTTATGAAAATCATTGATGAAAGA gaaaaaaatttgGATGACAAAGCATATCGTAATATCCAGGAACTAGAAAATTATGCTGAAAATACACAGAGTTCTCTTCTTTATCTAACACTAGAAATATtgg GCATAAAGGATCTTCATGCAGACCATGCCGCCAGTCACATCGGAAAAGCACAAGGCATCGTCACTTGCTTGAGAGCCACCCCCTATCACGGGAGCAGAAGAAGGGTGTTCCTTCCCATGGATATCTGTATGCTG CACGGTGTTTCACAAGAGGATTTTCTACGGAAGAGTCAAGATAGAAATGTGAGAGACGTGGTGTATGACGTGGCCAGCCAGGCACACTTGCACCTAAAGCAC GCTAGGTCCTTCCACAGAAGTATTCCTGTGAAAGCATTTCCTGCTTTTCTTCAGACT GTTGCTCTGGAGgactatttaaagaaaattcaacaAGTGGATTTTGATCTATTCCACCCATCTTTACAGCGGAAGAATACTTTGCTCCCATTATCTTTGTATATTCAGTCATGGAGAAAAAGATACTAA
- the NDUFAF6 gene encoding NADH dehydrogenase (ubiquinone) complex I, assembly factor 6 isoform X2 gives MWNWLRLIKDSVSEKTIGLMRMQFWKKTVDDIYSDNPPHQPVAIELWKAVRRHNLTKRWLMKIIDEREKNLDDKAYRNIQELENYAENTQSSLLYLTLEILGIKDLHADHAASHIGKAQGIVTCLRATPYHGSRRRVFLPMDICMLHGVSQEDFLRKSQDRNVRDVVYDVASQAHLHLKHARSFHRSIPVKAFPAFLQTVALEDYLKKIQQVDFDLFHPSLQRKNTLLPLSLYIQSWRKRY, from the exons ATGTGGAACTGGCTCAGGCTG ATTAAGGACTCTGTCTCTGAGAAAACAATTGGACTGATGCGAATGCAGTTTTGGAAGAAAACTGTGGATGATATATACAGTGACAATCCACCACATCAGCCTGTGGCCATTGAACTGTGGAAG gctgtcAGAAGACATAATCTGACTAAAAGATGGCTTATGAAAATCATTGATGAAAGA gaaaaaaatttgGATGACAAAGCATATCGTAATATCCAGGAACTAGAAAATTATGCTGAAAATACACAGAGTTCTCTTCTTTATCTAACACTAGAAATATtgg GCATAAAGGATCTTCATGCAGACCATGCCGCCAGTCACATCGGAAAAGCACAAGGCATCGTCACTTGCTTGAGAGCCACCCCCTATCACGGGAGCAGAAGAAGGGTGTTCCTTCCCATGGATATCTGTATGCTG CACGGTGTTTCACAAGAGGATTTTCTACGGAAGAGTCAAGATAGAAATGTGAGAGACGTGGTGTATGACGTGGCCAGCCAGGCACACTTGCACCTAAAGCAC GCTAGGTCCTTCCACAGAAGTATTCCTGTGAAAGCATTTCCTGCTTTTCTTCAGACT GTTGCTCTGGAGgactatttaaagaaaattcaacaAGTGGATTTTGATCTATTCCACCCATCTTTACAGCGGAAGAATACTTTGCTCCCATTATCTTTGTATATTCAGTCATGGAGAAAAAGATACTAA